The region TTCCGGGAGATCGCGAAGTTCGGGGCAGTCGGCGGAGCGGGGCTTCTCGTCAACCTGGTGACCTTCAACCTGGTGCGCAGCGCGACCGGGCTGCAGGTCGTGCGGGCGAGTGTCATCGCCACGATCGTCTCAATCGTCTTCAACTACATCGGGTTCCGCTACTTCACGTACCGGGACCGCGACCGGGGCGGCCGCACCAAGGAGATGGGCCTGTTCGTGCTGTTCAGCGCGGTGGGGCTGGTCATCGAGAACGGTGTGCTGTACGTGGCGACGTACAGCTTCGGCTGGGACAGCCCGCTGCAGAGCAACATCTTCAAGTTCCTCGGCATCGGCGTCGCCACGCTGTTCCGGTTCTGGTCGTACCGCACGTGGGTGTTCCGTACGGTCCCGGACGAGGCGCGTGAGGTCCTGGAGAG is a window of Streptomyces sp. NBC_00271 DNA encoding:
- a CDS encoding GtrA family protein, which produces MGSASSGLHVRPRSAVRRRFDQLFREIAKFGAVGGAGLLVNLVTFNLVRSATGLQVVRASVIATIVSIVFNYIGFRYFTYRDRDRGGRTKEMGLFVLFSAVGLVIENGVLYVATYSFGWDSPLQSNIFKFLGIGVATLFRFWSYRTWVFRTVPDEAREVLESAEAILDEEPEPRRSRARARAN